In Leguminivora glycinivorella isolate SPB_JAAS2020 chromosome 11, LegGlyc_1.1, whole genome shotgun sequence, a single window of DNA contains:
- the LOC125231153 gene encoding twist-related protein-like: MLHDYTDPRNMNYEHCDYMTVPIKREKDSEYPDDENFYSYPPMEIKRQSAEQGFAPSSPTHLMDLSNGNERPTQQQWPSNVIFDSDEREYQPQYHPYETDYGQDRQRQKTFYFDDSNSQDTVRTFYEQNENGEYRASTEERSDGSDEQRRSKRRSSKSSRKKAQSFQEMQIQRMMANVRERQRTQSLNEAFASLRQIIPSLPSDKLSKIQTLQLATQYIEFLYQILSNNECAPSETTDSGGEHGKYLAQDKLSYAFSVWRMEGEWNGQT, from the coding sequence ATGTTGCACGATTACACCGACCCGCGAAATATGAATTACGAACACTGTGACTACATGACAGTTCCTATAAAGCGGGAGAAAGACTCCGAGTATCCCGACGACGAGAACTTCTATAGCTACCCTCCTATGGAAATCAAAAGGCAATCCGCGGAGCAGGGTTTCGCGCCCTCCTCCCCGACACACCTCATGGATCTCAGCAACGGTAACGAAAGGCCGACGCAGCAACAGTGGCCGTCCAACGTTATATTCGACAGTGATGAACGAGAGTACCAGCCCCAATACCACCCGTATGAGACAGACTACGGCCAGGACCGGCAGCGGCAGAAAACATTCTACTTCGACGATTCCAACTCGCAGGACACCGTACGGACGTTCTACGAACAGAATGAAAACGGGGAATATAGAGCGTCCACTGAAGAGCGCAGCGACGGAAGTGACGAGCAGCGGAGATCGAAGAGGCGTTCCTCGAAATCGTCGAGAAAAAAAGCGCAGTCGTTCCAGGAAATGCAGATTCAACGCATGATGGCTAACGTGAGGGAACGGCAGCGGACGCAGAGTCTCAACGAGGCCTTCGCGAGCTTACGGCAGATAATACCGTCGCTGCCGAGTGACAAGTTGTCTAAGATACAGACTCTTCAGCTAGCGACGCAGTATATCGAGTTTCTATACCAGATTTTGTCTAATAACGAGTGCGCGCCGAGCGAGACGACAGATTCCGGCGGTGAACACGGCAAGTACTTAGCGCAGGATAAACTAAGCTATGCTTTCTCTGTGTGGAGGATGGAAGGAGAGTGGAACGGACAGACATGA